The Bombus pascuorum chromosome 11, iyBomPasc1.1, whole genome shotgun sequence genome includes the window TTTTTCTCCCTGTCTCTTTTGTTCTTTACAAACCTAATTATTGTATACTGCATAAAATTACGATGTTCTATAAAAGGGAAAACTATATCGAGTAATTGTTATTCATGGACTGTGCCATCTCGGTATTTTGGAGAAAGTGTGATTCAACGTATTCAAAATGTGCCGATGCTATGCTACTCACGTATCAACCAGGCTGCTTCCGCGATATATAACTCCCCACAGAGTATCTTAGCGTCAGAATAGCTGCTTGATTTTCGTCGGTGATAATACTATCGTTTATTCTAGTGAAAAACTTTGAAAGTtcttataaaattgcaaaatgttGGTAAGTACCGCTATGTTACTATTTTCATTGCATGTTTTAATGAAAGttattattttcagaaatacGTAGTACTTTCTTGTATTATGCTTCTTTCGGTATGTGCCGAACCACCCATTCAAGGTGTAAAACCAACAAATGTACTTGGCACTTCTGATCAGCATGCATCTTTCAGCTTTATCAGACCGGGTTTAACACAAACAGCCTTTGCTTTTAGTGGCCCTAGCTCTCATCAATCGTTTAGTTCCAGTATTGGAAATCCTCATTTAGCACAAAGGGTTCTTCCAAATGTTGCTAATGCACTTGCTTACAAAAATCCTGGCTTAGGTTTGTAGCACATTCAAAATATTAGATACTTTTAGAAACTAGTTGTAACTGGCATACATTTATCATATCAGGTGTATTTCCGGTTGGTCCTGTCGCACATGGTTATGCAACTGCACCAGTTGCACCCACTTTTGTTTCTCCTGCACCTGCACCGCTACCCTATCAAACCTCAGTTGATCCAACTACTGCACTAGCTTATTATCAACAGTTACAGCAATATCAGCAAGCCCAGTTACATGGTTATCCTGCACCTAATGCATATCAAGCACAATTAGCGCAATTACTTGCATTACGGCAAGCTCAAGCTCAAGCTCAAGCTCAAGCACAAGCTCAAGCTCAAGCGCAAGTTCAAGAACATGTGCAAGCACAAGCACAACAAGTAAGAATGATATGCTAAAGCTATATCGAATCctacattatataaaatttaaatatgatttttgtttaatagtaatcATCTACAGGTACCTGAACAGATTCAGTTGCAGCAAGAACAACAACACCAAGCTCAGAATTTATTAGGAATTTCTTATTCCGCAGCACCTTCGGTAGCCCGGGTAAAAGTTTCCGGAAATGGTTATAAATTCGATTTCTAAGATATGTAAAATCTCATTTCATATTAGTCAAATTACGTGAATTGAAGCGACTTGAAACATTTCTTTAAGTTTCTATAATCTTCCTTATTAGCTACTTGATTTCAAGTTGCTTAATTCATATAACTTGATTAATCTGAATAAGGCTTAAGTGCATTGTATGATAAAAgttccatattttatatctttatattttatttatttatttacagtgCAAATATGAACATTTTTGTACGTTACAGCAACTAAATAAATTGatctgaaaatattcaaatcatTTTTACTCCCTGTCGTTTATcttattatctttatatagGTCTCatgtattttatagaattataataatttcattgaatcgcaaaagaaaaattcaactaCAAAGGCCCCGGGGGGATTCGAACCCCCGATCTCCTGTTTACTAGACAGGCGCTTTAACCAGCTAAGCCACGGCGCCACGCTTGAGGGAATTTCTATCATAAACACtgatttcatttcttttttaatacaatgaaatatttccatattGCTTTCtacgaattatattttctgcttaagtgtagaaatataataaaattacgatataaatagaataaaaggtataacaaaataacatCATGTTACgttctaatataaaatttacatagaaAGAgctcatttttattatttgttactattatatttcatttcatgcAAAAGCAAAAAAGAGTACTTACTTTTTGTACAACACAACGCAGTCGGTAGGACTCGAACCTACGCTCCCAGAGGGAATCTGATTTCTAGTCAGACGCCTTAACCACTCGGCCACGACTGCTTGAAGTCAAgcttattatattacaaaagtCAAGATTcagaattcaaaattaaattcaaattacatttaaagAGTAAGAGATATACGCTTTACAAAGTACTGTATTTCGTACGTGTAATTACAACTATGCTTCCTGATGCTATTTTAAGACGCTCAGCTAATCTTTGGCTACAATACGATGCAGACCATTCGCCATCAcgagaaaaaattttatagaaatagcATGTTTCTCTTTTGGGACATTGCCTTCGGCTATGTGCGGACTTGAAGGGACCGAAGACTACCATCgacgaaaaatattgtaaacttaattctatataaaagcaaaatatatcgtattttttttacaacactgaaatttgtttaaatattgttaataatataaatattattattgtattacaattgctacaaaataaaaaaatatttgacccCGACGTGATTTGAACACGCAACCTTCTGATCTGGAGTCAGACGCGCTACCGTTGCGCCACGGAGTCGTTGGTGTCATCGATTGCTtcaatacataatacaataggttatcttttatgatatatatacagaacattgaattttcatataaaattgatattgaaatataaatgaaattgaatacgtcattttttgaacaattaatattacatatgatataataatttatttatttatacatatcatGCATTAAATAGAACATGACCTAGTATGCACGTTTTGTACAGAACAGATTTGAAgattatcattaattaaagCATGAATGAAAACATAAAAACGAAACATGGGAATGAAATATAGTTtttcttatgtatttatgaaGAGATCTTTAgtgcaaagaaaaaaattctgaaatatcTTCAAACAACTCAATCGTTTCTGATGTCGTCTTCTTAATGTGcacgtattaatttttaataagcaCGTGGTTTGTGCTCACATCCCGCATGCAAGCCTCGAATTATCCGAGAAACATGTCTACCAGGAAGCTACCATTCTCCCTACGTTGAAAAGAGTTTCGCGCGGGTTGTCTCACAAAGCCCCTCCTAGCATCAGGATATCATACAGTGATTGCAATGTTACCGGCGCATATGCTGTTACGATATTCCGTCATACCTTGACTTTCGCCCGTGAGGAATTTTTTCAACAGGAACGCATGCAGCCAACAGTAATTTCATGACGCCACCGATAGAAGCGCTAGTGTAAGCATTGAattgtatatgtgtatacgcAGGTTCctatatacatattgaaaGCTTTAACTATGTATGTAGAGGCAAATCCCCCACCAGTGTTCCGAATCACATGTTAATTTTAGGGGAAAGCGTAATAAGATTTGATCCATTGACGAATACCTGCTGGAAGAGTATTGCTACGTATTATTCttatgaaatataacgaagaAATGATTAAGATTTACAGAAGAATTTTGTCTGTACGTACACGCACACGTAAGAAGCACATTATTAATTCCAATTTTGGGGAAAAACGGTGTCACTGTCCCGTGATTCCACTTTATATTGTTCAGGTAAGGTTAGGACATTGGCACAATGCATTATCAAGCAAAATTCTAAAGCGGTAAGATGCGTATCGACATTGGAGACATATTGGAACCACAAATTTACCAAAATTTCTAATCATACAGGGTTAACGAatcaataaacaatgaaaagaAGCTGTGTGACCCAATGAAGTACTGCTACGTCACAGAGGTGCTTAAGGCCCGCTCGGCTCTTCCTCAAAATTGTGTCTTTCCAATCCGCGGCTAACATAACACGCATAGAGGTATCATCTACTGCGTTTGACATCTACCGTAGATCATGCGTTCCTGTTCATGAATCGGTTAAATTGTTGATTATGTCCATTCTACCTACTAACTACAGATTTACTGGAGGATTATAAGTatgaatgtaaataatttaacattcaTACAACTGTACATACATGTGTAACTAATGTTCGATACGATAAGTACTTGCGTGACAAATGAACTCGAGCTGGTCTCATGTAGCGATCGCCACTGCATATAATCATGGAGCAGTAAACTATTGCTATCaaaagcaaaaataatttatcaacttttACGCAATTAGtttgtacaataataaatgtagttatgtataaaaatatttattgattattattatgaaaaccCAAAAATCAAACTCGAGGACGGAAGCAGTGTGTAATATATGGAAATAGGAGACGGGTAGGTCACGGTAAAGTAGCTTCCTCGACTAACATGTTAGCCTAATCTTAGGAGGGGCTAAATGAGACAGCCCGCGCGAATGTCGCTCAACTGTACGAGAGAGGAGAAAGGTGATTCATTCATGTTATCCTAATATTTCACGTCTTGTGTGCGGGATGTGAGCACGCACCGCATTTTGATGTAAAGGAAATGCGTAAGTACTTATATATACGTTATGGAATTCATATAAAAAGtagtatacgtatatatctcTAATTTAATAGAGCAAAATTGTCTAAAGAACATAAAAAGGGAGtatgaatagaaatttttaaggGACTGTATTGTAaccaaaaatttcattctatttctattaatagTTATTTTATGGGGATTctaatatattgatataacTGTGCGcctactttttaaatatttcaaataaattattaggaAGATAAAGGTAGATTAATTTATACTTAAAttcaaaaaaaggaaaagataaacGATTTTTGACCCCGACGTGATTTGAACACGCAACCTTCTGATCTGGAGTCAGACGCGCTACCGTTGCGCCACGGAGTCTTTGTTTTGCCTCGCTTTTATTTACTAGAATaataacatatgtatataacaacAAAGATCAAcattttttttgtattatattaaagttTTTCATGTTGCTAGGCAAAGATCTTTCATATATAAACGATTTTACAAAGATTTTTACTATTCAAGTAAACAGAGGATTCGGGTGAGATATAGTTCCAAATCTTAAACACTTAactatttgatattttcaaagtaaatatataagatTGTGATATTAATGGTTATTCTGtttgttaacaaattttttaggCAAACTCATCCCCATTTGTACTTTCACAAGTCATATGTAATCCATATGCATCTATAATAAAAGTGTTCCACAGCCTAATAGCGCTAGGCTAAACT containing:
- the LOC132912242 gene encoding uncharacterized protein LOC132912242 isoform X2, which translates into the protein MLKYVVLSCIMLLSVCAEPPIQGVKPTNVLGTSDQHASFSFIRPGLTQTAFAFSGPSSHQSFSSSIGNPHLAQRVLPNVANALAYKNPGLGVFPVGPVAHGYATAPVAPTFVSPAPAPLPYQTSVDPTTALAYYQQLQQYQQAQLHGYPAPNAYQAQLAQLLALRQAQAQAQAQAQAQAQAQVQEHVQAQAQQ
- the LOC132912242 gene encoding uncharacterized protein LOC132912242 isoform X1; the protein is MLKYVVLSCIMLLSVCAEPPIQGVKPTNVLGTSDQHASFSFIRPGLTQTAFAFSGPSSHQSFSSSIGNPHLAQRVLPNVANALAYKNPGLGVFPVGPVAHGYATAPVAPTFVSPAPAPLPYQTSVDPTTALAYYQQLQQYQQAQLHGYPAPNAYQAQLAQLLALRQAQAQAQAQAQAQAQAQVQEHVQAQAQQVPEQIQLQQEQQHQAQNLLGISYSAAPSVARVKVSGNGYKFDF